A window of Rhododendron vialii isolate Sample 1 chromosome 11a, ASM3025357v1 genomic DNA:
tcattcaacttGATCCCGCATTTGGAGTTCTGATCACATTCTTCATAGGGCTCTTATATCTCTTCCTTGTTTTTGGGGGATTAGCTTAGATTTATTGATCATTATTGTAGATCAAAGTCCTTGCCTTGAAAACGctgagtttttttgtttgttttaatttcCCCCCCTAAGAAATCAGTAAGAGGAGATCAGTAGCTGGCGAAGATCAGATGGCAGCTTGTAGAGGTGAGACTCCACTCAAATTAAGTTATCGAGTAAACATGGCTTCACTGGATACCAAACCAAATATCAAATATGCCCTGCCAAAATATCAAAATAGGTTTGTCGTCAAGAAAATCATCAACCAACCAAAGGAGCAGCAGTGTGTTTCTATGAAATGGTGGCTGAGACATTCAAATCACTGAAGAGATCAAGTACACTGATGCTCTTATAAGAAAATTGAACTAccatgaagggaaaaaaaaaaaaaaaaaaaccctcaaatcTCACACCGAGGAGAACAAGAACAGTATCCCCATGAACGTTTAGCTCTTGCAATTTCTAAGATGCAAAATTGGGTTTGTGGCTTTGAGTAGAATGAGCACTAACAATGTCAAGACTTTATGCATTTTTATGTGCTTGAACGATATATATACCGGCCAACAGACTTGGGACCATGATATGGTCTAACCTGTAAAAGAACAAATAAACATCAAGTCAGGAATTTGTTTCACCACTGAGTCGTTTACGGAATTCTCAATTCACAATCACAATATTAATGTCAGGATCAATTAGAAGTTTATTTGCCAGGATGTCCTTGCTGTGCAAAGAAATCGAAAGACCCGAAATGCAAGTTTGTACAACGTAAATATGCGAATCTATCATACTTTCCTACTACGCCTTCTTCCACCTCCACTCTTCTGAATGCTGTGGAATACAGGGGGCAAAAAGAACCACGCCTTGCAAATGCAAGTTTGGACATACCCCTCTCACAAGTAGGTCGTTCATCGATGTAAAATTTGTATCCATGGAGTTTGGTTAATTTGGTGAGGACACAGAAGTactaaaaaaaactactactatGATATTTAGTGCTAGTACAAAATTTGCGATTGATGTACTCATTGATACATTTGAACTAACCTAACCCCCATATATACACTGATTATATCGACGATATATCTAGTATTTTACGACTAACTTATCATTATACCACGTTTGTATAGCCTGCTGCTATATCGCATAGTATTAGAGATATTTTAAACCTTGACATCAGCACTAATAAGCACTCCATTTATTCAAATTTATCAGAAAGAATTCAACTTTTCAAGGGGATATTCACTAGTCATTACACCTGGAAAACTTCAACTTTCTCAGAATTGCCGTTCAACGTTTTTAGCATTGGTACTTTTTGATAACAGGTGGCTAACTTACGCGCACATCGAGTAATCATGGGGACCATAAACTTACCGTCTCCTAGCAGGAGCACCACTTGAAACCGGAGCAAATGCTTGATATGGActggccccaaaggagttgGTATTTTAATTCAAAAGAGAAGCAgcaaagcaatttttttttttttctttttccccggATTAGgtttattaattaatttgtcAAACTATAACAACAGGAATATTGCAAAACTCTTAAAAGTTTAGAAGCAGGTTAACCAACCAGACAGAATACAGATCACACTAGAAACACACAGAATATTGACAAAGAGACCAAGAAACACTCTTAGAAAGGTTTTGTTTTGTATGAACATATTCAATTTCACCCGCCCAGTACCCACCCCAATACCCTTCTAAACGATACAATCAAATTGTACACCCAGTACCTTTGCCAAGAGTATGTCACAACACAAATACTGTATAAAAGAAAATTCCAAATAACAATTGGCTCCCGGACCCAAGAGAAATGATATGCATGTAATAATGTACCTAAATTTATACCTACCAATAAGAGCTCTACAATATGCATACAAAAGCTTATTTGATATAGGCTCGTTAACTAAACAGACAAAGGTTAAAGCATTTTAATTAAATCTCataaaattttcaacaaaaaagctATAAACACCGATCAAAATGAGGACCGATTGTGCACATACCGGCATGCGAGGTCCACTCTGGGTCCCACACGAataatccgagctgttcaataattttaaaacaattGGAACTTGTCTTGTGAACTACTCCTAATATATGGAGTAGTTCAATTCAGAACGACTCGACTGATAAAAGATACTACTACTccagaaaacacagaaaattGGTCCATGTGAAAGCTAATAAAGGTACCTGAGGATTCCAATAGTAGTTCAAGCCCAAGAATTATCAAAAGCAGCAGAAGTAATCGCCTGAGAAAACTCCTGAAAGCTAATCCGACCATCCCCATCCGTATCCGCCTCTCTGATCATCCCCGTCAGCTCCTCCGCATTCAAAGCGTGCCCCAGCTTCGCCATCGAGTGAGCCAGCTCCGCCGCGGTGATGTACCCGTTCCCGTCGCGGTCGAACATCCGAAACAGCTGCACCAGTTGCTCCTCCGTGTAGGGGGACTTGGCCGGGAGGAGCTCTGGCGCCACCAGCGACACGAACTCCGAGAACTCCACCAGGCCGTTGCTGTTGGTGTCCGCTTTCTGTATCAGGGTTTCGAGCTGGTCGGGACTCGGTTTCAGACCCAGTGATCTGAGTAGGGATCCGAGTTCGAGCTGAGTTAGGCTACCATCGTTGTTCCGGTCGAACGACCGGAAGATTTCTCGCAACTCTGCCAGCTGCTCGTCGTCTAGTTTCACAGGTTCCTTGCTCATTCTAAACAGCTACCTCTATATACCCCTCCCTCAGTATATATGAAATCTAATTATATCGGGTTTTAAAAGTCGATTTGAATGCAAAATCCAAAGTACAACAATAAATCTAGCTATTCTAATAATACTGGCTTTCgcctataaaaaatattacgGCAGCAAATATGTAATGGTAGTTATATCGAGTTATTCAATGCAAGATCGAGACTATAACAACAAATTCTAACAATGTTGACTTTTGCACGAATATGAGGGAAAATATGCAAGTTTAGCTCTGCTTTCTCGTTCGGGGAGCCGATCCAAgaaattcgtaatattttcctttcttttccccaATTGGATCCGTTGATCGCCCAACATTCattccaattctctctctctctctctctctctctctctctctctctctctctctctctctctctgtgtttttgAGATTGCTCTTAGTAATTATTTCTCCTCACCAGATCCGATTTGAGAGTGGAATTTGAACAAATCTACTAACTACTCGGATCGGGCACAGCAATTTGATGCGTCTTTTTCTACTCTGATCAATTCAGTTGGGAGCTTCAGACAAATTAATAGTACTACTACTCCTACGGTTGGGCATTTGTTTGCGTAGTCAACACCGACACCATTACATCAACAACAATGAGTTGATACaaactgaattatttttcttatagGAGTATTAGAATTAGAACCGTAAACGAATCACGCAGCTCGCGAATTCGGCTCGACTAGTTTAATAAAGGACTCGAGCTTGAGttcgagttttcggctcgttcgacaaaagtTCAGCTTGTTAATGGAGGCTCGACTCGATTTaaaaggctcgtttagtaattgACTAAATTCAGCTCGTTAAGACTCGtatcgagctcgagctcaaatttttgATTCGTTTACAGGCCTATTAAGAacccacacactaaaatattttttttcaagtccAAATATTTCTTGAGAAAAATTTCGAAAGGGCAAAAATACCGAGTCAAAAGTGGCGCCAATCTCGTGGGTCTATCACCGCTGCTATAAGACTTTGTCAACCGTCATTTAAATTTTGGGAGAAGTGGGTAGTATCCTCTATGATCGAGTCTTATTTACGGTGTTACAACTGGATTGTTTCCATTAATGATTCGTTGCCACGTCATGGTACGGTTGACGTGGAGAAAAGTGACGGTGTGGAATGGTTGGCTGTAGATTGGAGGGTGCAGGAAGTAGTTAAAAGAGGGTTTCGCAGAGAAGTCTAGAGGTAGGTTGAGGAGAACGGTGTCGTCGTGCCGGCATTAACAATTTCCGAAGACATAGGATATATGGGCTGTGGACCGAAAGTGAAATATATTTATGATTGGTGGACAATTCAATCCCCGGGGATAAGAAGTTTGAGAGTTGATAAGGgttatcataaatttttttatatttattgaaGAAAATCTTATGCTTTATTATTCTTGGGAAAAAGGGGTGGCGGTTGGGATTTGAACTTTCACAAAACGAAATGTGCATTGCCACGTCCACCACTGAGGCAACTTCATCGTAGGATGAGTATAGTATTCACTCCGTTCCAATCTAAATGCACTCTATGTGAGACCGTGTAACTTTGACCTCAAAAAGTTGAAtcttttgtaatatatttttagacttttttgCATCATTGGAAAGTACTCACTAAGATCctttgaacggtgcaaaaaaaaattaaaaatttattccaaacatactttattttttagatcAAAATTATACGGTCTCCCATATGCAAtatttaaattgggacagaggggtTCATATCATGTGcttatagtttattttttttattttttatttttatctatgAAAAATAAGGATGTACAAGGTATGTTTAACAAACAGGTTGtcttcaaagttcaaagttGGAACCGTTTGCGTATTTTTACAAGCCAAAAAATTAatagaaaatttaattttgaaaattaaaatatcaTATACtcaaggaaataaaataattaaaaataatgcaagaaCTTAAAAGTATCACTTAAATATCACCATTCTTGCAATTTTTAGCAGCTAAATTAGTAATTATACTAgcataatcaatttttttcttcaatcaaTACTACAAATTAATTGGAAGAATTTTTACTGAGAAGGCGAACTATTAATTACTTAAAAATTAATTGCCTACtgtatttgaagttttttttttcctttgacaaGTATATTTGAAGTTCAACCAAACTCGCCTATATATAATTGTGCTTACAAATCTTGACTTTCAAATTTTGACCAAGGCTAAATATTTCAGTATCTATTACTCTAGAACTTTTATGTGATTctatttcaactaaaaaaacacTCTCTAAGCACAAGCTTCACACTAATAAGTTACTCCCCTCAtccccaaaatgtttgtccaatcCACAAAACGAAGACTCCAAAATAACACATTTTTTGGAAGAtaaaattcacttttttttcataaattaaaataacTCATTGATAACTAGTACATAATACATTGTtgaattttcttgaaaaatttgaaTTATTGTAAAGTCCTCGTTTTACAGATcagacaaacattttgagatTGATGGAATATAAAATTAAAGTTAATCACAAAGTACCCTCGTATGCAAGACAGTTGAGTCTACTTTTCTCTATACTCACCACGAGCCATTCCCACCATGAGCCGCCTGCCGCCCCTCCTCACTGTTCCAGTAACGTCGTCAACTTCAAGGAAAGGGTAATTCAGGTAATTACAAATGCATCACTTCGCGGTCCTTCCAACCACAATGTTACACCATTCGTGCGAGTCCTCCTTGCGCAACAAGGAATTCTAGTCAAATTTTGTATCACATCATCGGTAATGGACACCAATCATTAGGAACTTCATGCAACTCTGTTCAGCATCAGTAAATAACCTAGTGTAACTCGGCTCAGATTTCGCCGAGACTCATGTGGAGTGGCTGCTTCGGGTTGTGTGGGATTCATACAGGTGGCCTTTGCCTGCACTTCCCGCTATGGAGTCTGCTTTGACGTCCTGTCTTCCGTTTAAAAGAACCTACAAATTACACCTCTTCCGTTTGGGCAGGGGGGCCCGCCTCATCCATCAATGGAAAGATCCCCATATGCGGCGTGCTAAGGTATCGTAAAAAAGTTCTGCCGGATTGCTTCAAATTCTTAGTGTGATTGCGTAACAAAAGGCAAGCTGCGAGCAAATATTTTCAGCAAGATCTAGACGACAAGGGCGAGCTGCAGAAAGCATAAATAAAAATGATGCTAGTTTCGGTTATTAGTGCCACAATCCAACGCAAGCAGGCACCGCtggcaatgttctaaatggcgctagtagggcggagacccacctccaagcgccaagccgcctaggcggctgcctaggcgccgccaagcaattcggcgttttttttttttttttaacaaaccattatccaatcaaattatattctatgtatccataatacaagttcaaagttctacataaccataatgcaaagtttaatgtacaaacccaaatgaaattaagtagtagcaactagcaaataagttgaataagacaataagtagaaataaacgagatcggagatccctaatgccaagttaaaagttcatctcctttctttaactcttctcctccatacccttccaaaacttgatctacatGAGTTTAATtctatacattttaggccgccaaaagcctccaaagacgtcgatgatgccgccaaggcggccgccaaacctccctgggcgccaaatcgccGAGACCACcatggccgcctaggcggccgccaaacaccgccaaacctccttGGGctccaaatcaaacgccaaggggtattggcgtggcggcagggtacctccaagcgcctaggcggccgccatttagaacagagACCGCTGGTCAGAAACGAGTAGGCCATCTTCTGCCAGCGGTAGGGAGGCTTTAAGGGTTAGACAGATGAGGATTTTTACAATGTACTAGCAAAGACAAGCGAAGAAGTGAATTGCTGAAAACTTAAGAGAAACAATTGATGAAAAGGGGTGTCTACAAGACTAAAAATGGAGCATCATTTTTCAACTTTAACTCTAATGAAAATTCggaaaaaggaaagacaaaATGCAGTGTGCATTACGCACCATATATTGCCCtaggaaagggagagagaaaaggaattCCACAATTGACATATATTGGATTTATTGTTTCACAATTACAATCCCTAATTCAACTTTCACTCAATTGTATCACAACCAGAAAAggaatatttttttgacaacTCGGTATCTGAAGATAGAACATCATGAATAACGACACTAAAAGTTGAATCTCTCTTTCCGATccgaaaaaataaacaaggtaCAAAACCAGAGGATATACGAGACTACAATAATACAAACAGGTTATACAACAGATCAATTTTAATCTTTAGAAAAGAACGTCAATGTAACTACCTGGGTTACTTTTCTATAAGATGACTCCCTTCTTTAGCAAGCACAAAAAGGCCACCATCCCCTCTTGAAATCCGAAGATCCTTGTCAAGGTATGTTGTAAGAAGCCACGATTTTGTTCGCTCACCCGGAATGGGAACCTTCAAAGGAGGCTGACCAGAAATAGCACGAACGACACCTACCACAGCATCTTGCAGAGGACTAAGAGACTGTTGCAGAGGAGACAAATTGATACTCTGCCCAAATATATCGACATTCTCTGGCAGATCGATGCTTGACTTGATCACTGGAGGCTGAAGTGTCCCTTCCTTAAATTCAACCTGCAAAATTTTGCTGAAAACTTAACCTACTGATTTGATGTGATTTCTTCATTCATTGCCATCCAATAAAAAATCATGAATTGATTTCTAGTTCCCAATGATTTGTAAGATAAAAAGCTTTTTTATCAGTTAAAAATTATTCTCTTAAGGGAGATCCTATTTCTAAATGAATTGGAGAATTCCACAATAATTCACAATAACAACATGCTAGAAACAACTTAAATATTCGTTCCACTTCACCCATTTTGTTCAAGATTTTCCAGAgcaatctgtttttttttttttttttgtgtcaaattcCAATTGTTACTTTTCATCCAAACTTGTCACTTCTCATCAATAACATAAGCACCCCAAAATGATCTTCCAGGTTTCCCAACTAGAGtctgtaattttattttattttttttttttttggggggggtaagtcttacccttttttttgggaaagaactagacaCTAATTGTTTCTCCCTTTTCTTATAGATCATCTGGGGAGCTGCCTTTGATAATTCAAACATGAGGGAAGAAAAAACATACCATCATTCTTGTAACAAGGATTGAGGAGTACCTGTATTCTTGAAGGAGTCCGAACTTCAAAGCTGGCAGAGGCACTGAAGGAGAAAGTGGCAAAAGGGCTGGAAAATGTGACAGCATTCTCTATGGAACCAATGCTAGTGTTAATTGTTTGGCAAATCCTTTCAACCTTCAAGAAAGGTGTGGTGCCTACTGCCAAAAGGGGCAACAACTCAGAAGATGCTGTGTACCTGATGATCAGAATATAATATAAGGACAAGCTCAACTAAATTAACATATAAGAGATATTTCAAAGATAGTATCATCAAGTTTCTGCTGCACATTCATCGCACACCATCCAGGATCAATTAACATTTGCCAATCATACAAACATCACTTCGTCACAATGTCACATATGAT
This region includes:
- the LOC131307677 gene encoding probable calcium-binding protein CML18 encodes the protein MSKEPVKLDDEQLAELREIFRSFDRNNDGSLTQLELGSLLRSLGLKPSPDQLETLIQKADTNSNGLVEFSEFVSLVAPELLPAKSPYTEEQLVQLFRMFDRDGNGYITAAELAHSMAKLGHALNAEELTGMIREADTDGDGRISFQEFSQAITSAAFDNSWA